TGTTTATGACCAACAGAGTGGAATGGTAAACAGACCCTAAGGACTGTGGTATAATAGAATATTCGAGCACTTTAAATAAAAATGATTGATGAAATACACTTTGTTGGACAAGGCCTATAAGCATTGTATAAAACATGGCTACCGATTTACGGAGCCTAGGGAGCGTGTCCTCAAAATATTAGAGGATGCGAGAAAACCTCTTGGTGCTTATGAAATTCTGCAAAGATTATCCCAACAAATTGAGAATCCAAAACCACCTACAGTTTATCGTGCTATTCAATTTTGGCATCAAGAAGGGTTTATCCATTGTATTGATAGCCTTAAATCCTATGTTGCTTGTTTGCATGGACATCATGTGGGGCAGGCGCAATTTCTCATTTGCAATCAATGTGATTTTGTCAAAGAATTAGAATGCATTATTGATTTCGCGGCAGTTACAGAATTTGCAAATTCAATTGAATTTTCAATCATTAATTGTACTGTAGAAATTAAAGGGCTGTGTGAGCAGTGTAAGCGGAACAATCTAAAATCAGAGAAGTTGATCTAAGAAATGACAGAAAACTCGAATCATGAAAGTGATTTAAGAATAGGTTATTTCTGTTTGAGCCGCATGGGCACTTTGAGTTTCTATTGGACTGCCGCATTCTTCTTGTGAGGATTTCATTATAGATTTGTCCTGTGTCTTTGGAAAAAATGAAACCATGCTTCCATGTTTTGATTTTCCGGAATTCCGGCTGCTTACTTCAGCAGAACTGGGTTGAGGAGCCGGTTTAGGGTGATAAGAGCCTATAATCTGCAAAGCCGTTTGATTATCATGTTCCTTAGCGATGTCGTAAGCTGTGTTTTCATGGGTGTTCGTGAGTTCGGCCTTGGCCCCTGCTGCTAAAAGCATTTGAAAGAGTGCGGGCTTCTTTTGTGTGTAGGATGATTTGCAGGCTAACATTAAGGGAGTCATCCCTGAGGCGTTTTTCGGATTCACTTCAATACGGTTATCACGAAGTAGCAGTTTCACAATCGCCTCATTGCCATATTTACAAGCAATTCCAAGTGGAGAATTTCCAGCATGATCGCAAGATTGGTTGATGTTTATTTTAGGAATATTTTTGAGTTGATTCATAAGGTCTGCTCGATTGCATGCTGCTGCATAAAAGAGTGCATGTTCTAATTCGGATTGACTGATTACAGGAGATTTTTTATCTAAGTGCAGTAGTTCGCGTACGGTATTGCGATCATCATTTTGCACGGCCAGAGCAAGAGCTCCGTAACCACGACAATTGGTGATTAGGAGGTTTTTTGAGTGGATAGGGTATAATGAGCCAAGCCCCCGGATATGTTCAGTTAATCTTCGCTGACCTGTTTTCGCAACGAAAGAACAATGAACTATTAAATGCTTGCTGGTTTCAAAAAGTGATTGATACAAAATGGGGACCAGTTCTTCACTCGTTAAAAGTTGATAGGGGTATTCCTCAGTTTGTTCATACAAGTGATTGATATCCAAAAACAACCAAGTATTGTCTTTATGCTTTTTAAAGCCCACCGTATGTTCTTCGCTGCTGCATACCACCACGACTTGATTTTTAGCGTTGAGGAGCACATTAAGTTGATGAAAAAATTCGTTAACCTCTTTGGGGGATGCGAAGCTCATTGTTTTACTAAAAAGATTTTTAACGGTATTTTGATTTCTACTCAGGTTCAATTGAATCATCTTGTAGATGATATCGATGTCGGACTGCTGGATTGATTGGGCATAAATCTCAGCATAATCATCGGGAGATTGAGCCAGGCAGATGGCTTCAAGAAAGGGCTTTATTTCATTGAGTTTTCGCTCTTTTTTGGTTAATGACTGACTTGCTTTTATTTTTTCGGTAATTGAATGTAAGGTATGGAGTAAGGTTGCCTTTTCTTTTTTAATTAAGTTAAGTCGATTATAAAATTGATAATCTAACCCTAGAGCTGCTTCCTGTGCCCAGGTTAATGTAAAACCATGGCATACACCATCGCCATGTTCATAATTAAATTTATCAAAAAGAGTTAATAAATCTTCATGCTCTAAAGCATTACGTTTTGATGTAAAGTAGGATAAGGACGGAATTATTTGATTAAATGATATC
This sequence is a window from Legionella cherrii. Protein-coding genes within it:
- a CDS encoding Fur family transcriptional regulator: MKYTLLDKAYKHCIKHGYRFTEPRERVLKILEDARKPLGAYEILQRLSQQIENPKPPTVYRAIQFWHQEGFIHCIDSLKSYVACLHGHHVGQAQFLICNQCDFVKELECIIDFAAVTEFANSIEFSIINCTVEIKGLCEQCKRNNLKSEKLI
- the ankG gene encoding Dot/Icm T4SS effector AnkG/AnkZ/LegA7, translated to MIYLVYLFLLISLLIVLKLKLISFNQIIPSLSYFTSKRNALEHEDLLTLFDKFNYEHGDGVCHGFTLTWAQEAALGLDYQFYNRLNLIKKEKATLLHTLHSITEKIKASQSLTKKERKLNEIKPFLEAICLAQSPDDYAEIYAQSIQQSDIDIIYKMIQLNLSRNQNTVKNLFSKTMSFASPKEVNEFFHQLNVLLNAKNQVVVVCSSEEHTVGFKKHKDNTWLFLDINHLYEQTEEYPYQLLTSEELVPILYQSLFETSKHLIVHCSFVAKTGQRRLTEHIRGLGSLYPIHSKNLLITNCRGYGALALAVQNDDRNTVRELLHLDKKSPVISQSELEHALFYAAACNRADLMNQLKNIPKININQSCDHAGNSPLGIACKYGNEAIVKLLLRDNRIEVNPKNASGMTPLMLACKSSYTQKKPALFQMLLAAGAKAELTNTHENTAYDIAKEHDNQTALQIIGSYHPKPAPQPSSAEVSSRNSGKSKHGSMVSFFPKTQDKSIMKSSQEECGSPIETQSAHAAQTEITYS